The proteins below are encoded in one region of Peromyscus eremicus chromosome 10, PerEre_H2_v1, whole genome shotgun sequence:
- the LOC131920649 gene encoding C1GALT1-specific chaperone 1-like — MLSECSSFLKGVMLGSTVFALITMLGHIRLGRRNGMHHHDHHHLQAPNKGEILKMSEAERVELSNSFRVYCLVPVTPKDVSLWAAVKETWIKHCDAAEFFSSEPVKVFESVAVNESDTWFMMRIAYIYAFNKHKDQYNWFFLAYPTTFAVIENLKYFLLGKDPSQPFYLGQTEVQGGLEYVRLEGGVVLSIESIKRLNHLLTVTQMCPEEERQIWKVTEEVLLALCLRNAGVFAENAEDDEGKNLFNTKTIGMFIKEAITDYPNDILGGCCSDMAVTFSRLTTDQMHVMMYGVYRLRAFGHIFSDALVFLPPNGSDND, encoded by the coding sequence ATGCTTTCAGAATGCAGCTCGTTTTTGAAGGGTGTGATGCTAGGAAGTACCGTGTTTGCCTTGATCACAATGCTTGGACACATTAGGCTAGGTCGCAGAAACGGAATGCACCACCATGACCATCATCACCTGCAAGCTCCTAACAAAGGAGAAATCTTGAAAATGTCAGAAGCTGAACGCGTGGAACTCAGTAACAGCTTCCGGGTATACTGTCTTGTTCCTGTCACCCCTAAAGATGTGAGTCTGTGGGCCGCAGTGAAGGAGACTTGGATCAAACACTGTGATGCAGCAGAGTTCTTCAGTTCTGAACCTGTTAAAGTGTTTGAGTCTGTGGCTGTGAATGAGAGCGACACCTGGTTCATGATGAGAATAGCTTACATATATGCCTTTAATAAACACAAGGACCAATATAATTGGTTCTTTCTCGCATATCCCACTACATTTGCTGTAATCGAAAACTTAAAGTATTTTTTGTTAGGAAAAGATCCATCACAACCTTTCTATCTAGGTCAAACTGAAGTTCAAGGAGGCCTTGAATATGTGCGTCTTGAGGGAGGAGTTGTCTTAAGTATAGAGTCGATAAAAAGACTCAACCACCTTCTCACTGTCACTCAAATGTGTCCGGAAGAGGAAAGACAGATTTGGAAGGTGACTGAAGAAGTGCTGCTAGCTCTCTGTCTGAGAAATGCAGGAGTGTTTGCAGAAAATGCTGAAGATGATGAaggaaaaaatttatttaataccAAAACTATTGGGATGTTTATTAAAGAAGCAATTACTGATTACCCGAATGATATATTAGGTGGATGCTGTTCTGACATGGCCGTTACTTTCAGTAGACTGACTACTGATCAGATGCATGTGATGATGTATGGGGTGTACCGTCTTAGGGCATTTGGACATATTTTCAGTGATGCTTTGGTTTTTTTACCCCCAAATGGTTCTGACAATGACTGA